In a genomic window of Myxococcales bacterium:
- a CDS encoding FHA domain-containing protein yields the protein MSGSRRGQRQELAAAVRARFGRHPDCEVSFDAHRDIDASSRHAELRPAERAWVLVDLGSSNGTFVDGQRVTELAVTAGAPITVEFGPGGPRVRLFVGDADAVAALPAPVLAEPRRPLPLWLAAAGALVVALAATAWLVLR from the coding sequence CTGTCGGGTTCCCGGCGTGGCCAGCGCCAGGAGCTCGCCGCCGCGGTGCGCGCGCGGTTCGGCCGCCACCCCGACTGCGAGGTCTCGTTCGACGCCCACCGCGACATCGACGCGTCGTCGCGCCACGCCGAGCTGCGGCCGGCGGAGCGGGCCTGGGTGCTGGTCGATCTCGGCAGCTCCAACGGCACCTTCGTCGACGGCCAGCGGGTGACCGAGCTGGCGGTCACGGCCGGCGCGCCGATCACCGTCGAGTTCGGCCCTGGCGGCCCGCGCGTGCGCCTGTTCGTCGGCGACGCCGACGCGGTCGCGGCGCTGCCGGCGCCGGTGCTGGCCGAGCCGCGACGGCCCCTGCCCCTGTGGCTCGCGGCCGCCGGCGCGCTGGTCGTGGCGCTGGCCGCGACCGCCTGGCTGGTCCTGCGGTGA
- a CDS encoding protein kinase, with product MNCPSCQTPLPPGARFCGVCGHQLQSAPAAAPPARPGMPRPGSQPAAPGGARGSEPVLRPPPAARPLGLRKKPEGDPFVGQVLNNRFKIESKLGEGGFGAVYRGTQVQTGRKVALKLLHPEMTRDDNLVARFRREGLVLCNLQDPHTITTYDFDSTPDGTLYIAMELLEGKSLHAVFHSEAPIEWKRVLKILAQMCSSLGEAHRQGIVHRDLKPENIYLENRGGDPEFVKILDFGIAKVMRGDNSVDPQAPQLTATGQTLGTLEYMSPEQLMGKQLDGRSDVYALGVLGYELLTGRLPFPDAKGPAALITAQLKQTPKPPSTVQGAIPAGVDRLIGKMLEKDKNQRFPDVGALAAAAQECIATGHWGEPAAPAAPPAPLPAVAQPKPAPSDLHGQPTAPSHRAMPGQGPMGQGPMGQGPMGQGPMGQMPHQGPMGQGPMGQGPMGQMPHQGPMGQGPMGQGPMGQGPMGPAPYPYPPTASVTTPRSRRTMWMVIVAAVIAIGAGVGLALAL from the coding sequence ATGAACTGTCCGTCGTGTCAGACGCCGCTTCCGCCCGGCGCGCGGTTCTGCGGCGTCTGTGGCCATCAGCTGCAGTCGGCCCCGGCGGCGGCCCCGCCCGCGCGGCCCGGGATGCCTCGGCCAGGGTCGCAGCCGGCGGCCCCAGGCGGCGCGCGCGGCAGCGAGCCGGTGCTCCGTCCGCCACCGGCCGCGCGGCCGCTCGGCCTGCGCAAGAAGCCCGAGGGCGATCCGTTCGTCGGCCAGGTGCTCAACAACCGCTTCAAGATCGAGTCGAAGCTCGGCGAGGGCGGGTTCGGCGCGGTCTATCGCGGCACCCAGGTCCAGACCGGCCGCAAGGTCGCGCTCAAGCTGCTCCACCCCGAGATGACCCGCGACGACAACCTGGTCGCGCGGTTCCGGCGCGAGGGGCTGGTGCTGTGCAACCTGCAGGACCCGCACACGATCACGACCTACGACTTCGACTCGACGCCCGACGGCACGCTCTACATCGCGATGGAGCTGCTCGAGGGCAAGAGCCTCCACGCGGTGTTCCACAGCGAGGCGCCGATCGAGTGGAAGCGCGTGCTCAAGATCCTCGCGCAGATGTGCAGCTCTCTCGGTGAGGCCCACCGCCAGGGCATCGTCCACCGCGATCTCAAGCCCGAGAACATCTACCTCGAGAACCGCGGCGGCGATCCCGAGTTCGTGAAGATCCTCGACTTCGGCATCGCCAAGGTGATGCGCGGGGACAACTCGGTCGATCCGCAGGCGCCGCAGCTGACGGCCACCGGGCAGACCCTGGGCACGCTCGAGTACATGTCGCCCGAGCAGCTCATGGGCAAGCAGCTCGACGGACGCTCCGACGTCTACGCGCTGGGCGTGCTCGGCTACGAGCTCCTGACCGGGCGCCTGCCGTTCCCCGACGCCAAGGGCCCCGCCGCGCTGATCACCGCGCAGCTCAAGCAGACGCCAAAGCCGCCGTCGACGGTGCAGGGCGCGATCCCGGCGGGGGTCGATCGCCTGATCGGCAAGATGCTCGAGAAGGACAAGAACCAGCGCTTCCCCGACGTCGGCGCGCTCGCCGCCGCCGCGCAGGAGTGCATCGCGACCGGGCACTGGGGCGAGCCGGCAGCGCCCGCGGCGCCGCCCGCCCCGTTGCCTGCCGTCGCGCAGCCCAAGCCGGCACCGTCCGATCTCCACGGTCAGCCGACCGCGCCGTCCCATCGGGCGATGCCCGGTCAGGGCCCGATGGGTCAGGGCCCGATGGGTCAGGGCCCGATGGGTCAGGGCCCGATGGGTCAGATGCCGCATCAGGGCCCGATGGGTCAGGGCCCGATGGGTCAGGGCCCGATGGGTCAGATGCCGCATCAGGGCCCGATGGGTCAGGGCCCGATGGGTCAGGGCCCGATGGGTCAGGGCCCGATGGGGCCGGCGCCGTATCCCTACCCGCCGACCGCGTCGGTGACGACGCCGCGCTCGCGGCGCACGATGTGGATGGTGATCGTCGCGGCGGTGATCGCGATCGGTGCGGGCGTCGGGCTCGCGCTCGCGCTGTAG
- a CDS encoding ferritin-like domain-containing protein codes for MQTDDAIAEVADDVFEPVSAWWLSGTPLEPEHHRLMRRRLTPIPWAATTAAALAPEERARLAETWTRRAAAEYLAVSTFAVLAIDLVAAAAPADVLSLCMRAGIDEVRHAELCLRMVEIYAGTHILPPPGMSSLPDDPKRPKLHQALTNAMLVSCVSETYATTVLSATRDQTTDPTAEAVLTSIYSDEVMHARLGWSYLRYALDRGGADARAAAALMVPVALRGNANVVERERPATITEAVRGHGLMTPAEERQVFSACVREVLVPGFTALGIDCGTAVDDYGPTWAEAA; via the coding sequence ATGCAGACTGACGACGCGATCGCCGAGGTCGCCGACGACGTGTTCGAACCCGTCAGCGCGTGGTGGCTGTCGGGCACGCCGCTCGAGCCCGAGCACCACCGCTTGATGCGCCGGCGCCTGACGCCGATCCCGTGGGCCGCGACGACCGCAGCCGCGCTCGCGCCCGAGGAGCGCGCGCGCCTGGCCGAGACCTGGACCCGGCGCGCCGCCGCCGAGTACCTGGCGGTGTCGACGTTCGCGGTGCTGGCGATCGATCTGGTCGCGGCCGCGGCGCCCGCCGACGTGCTGTCCCTGTGCATGCGCGCCGGCATCGACGAGGTCCGCCACGCCGAGCTGTGCCTGCGCATGGTCGAGATCTACGCCGGCACGCACATCCTGCCGCCGCCGGGGATGTCGAGCCTGCCTGACGACCCCAAGCGGCCCAAGCTGCACCAGGCGCTGACCAACGCGATGCTGGTGTCGTGCGTGTCCGAGACCTACGCCACGACCGTGCTGTCGGCGACGCGCGACCAGACCACCGACCCGACCGCCGAGGCGGTGCTGACCTCGATCTACTCCGACGAGGTCATGCACGCGCGGCTGGGCTGGTCGTACCTGCGCTACGCGCTCGATCGCGGCGGCGCCGACGCGCGCGCGGCCGCGGCGCTGATGGTGCCGGTGGCCCTGCGCGGCAACGCCAACGTGGTCGAGCGCGAGCGCCCGGCCACGATCACCGAGGCGGTCCGCGGCCACGGCCTGATGACCCCGGCCGAGGAGCGGCAGGTGTTCTCCGCGTGCGTGCGCGAGGTGCTGGTGCCCGGCTTCACGGCGCTCGGCATCGACTGCGGCACCGCGGTCGACGACTACGGCCCGACCTGGGCGGAGGCCGCGTGA
- a CDS encoding patatin-like phospholipase family protein → MLALVFEGCANRAAFAAGVAAELAAAGVAPGLVAGASSGAIIAAGVAAGRSRELPALWTAVAGRSIVAWRQLARNRSPFAMSAIVGDALAAALGDGDLRAAPGEALCTVTRLRDGQVRVLSSRREPDFVRAVLGSCFIPVLYGRIVRIDGAVVVDGGARDNLPMAAVAAGARRRSSRSCRPPTAPRACGCSARGSGRRPWPRRGCGSSPCTHRRRWRCARGRSSRRRWPRRSRRAGPQPGRRCRRSSAPPATRRRRRS, encoded by the coding sequence GTGCTCGCGCTGGTGTTCGAGGGCTGCGCCAACCGCGCCGCGTTCGCGGCCGGGGTCGCGGCCGAGCTGGCGGCGGCGGGCGTCGCGCCGGGGCTGGTGGCGGGCGCGTCGTCGGGCGCGATCATCGCCGCCGGCGTCGCCGCCGGGCGCAGCCGCGAGCTGCCGGCGCTGTGGACCGCGGTCGCGGGGCGCTCGATCGTGGCGTGGCGCCAGCTCGCGCGCAACCGCTCGCCGTTCGCGATGAGCGCGATCGTCGGCGACGCGCTGGCGGCGGCGCTCGGCGATGGCGATCTGCGCGCGGCGCCGGGCGAGGCGCTGTGCACGGTCACGCGCCTGCGCGACGGCCAGGTCCGGGTGCTGTCGAGCCGGCGCGAGCCCGACTTCGTCCGCGCGGTGCTGGGCTCGTGCTTCATCCCGGTGCTCTACGGCCGGATCGTGCGCATCGACGGCGCGGTCGTGGTCGACGGCGGCGCCCGCGACAACCTGCCGATGGCGGCGGTGGCGGCCGGGGCGCGACGACGATCGTCGCGATCGTGCCGGCCGCCGACGGCACCGCGCGCCTGCGGCTGTTCGGCCCGCGGATCCGGCCGGCGACCTTGGCCCCGCCGGGGGTGCGGGTCATCACCGTGCACCCACCGGCGCCGCTGGCGGTGCGCCCGTGGACGCTCGAGCCGGCGGCGATGGCCGCGGCGGTCGCGGCGGGCCGGGCCGCAGCCCGGGCGGCGGTGCCGGCGATCGAGCGCGCCGCCGGCTACTCGCCGTCGTCGTAGATCGTGA
- a CDS encoding zinc ribbon domain-containing protein, with translation MPLPAVAQGSIDLASVLIGVALVVVALAVAWVLRRRTPPPSFDDAPPLPLPLPPPRSPVIAVVRSARRITGAGLEVVTSGMVCPTCRTEYPGMLYCQRDARRLVPAEEMLTGRPAGGMCTRCGRAFEPGIRRCPHDGAELVPPSAYHATRRPEPPPTGVLAKVCPVCRHRYDLTARFCGRDGHDLVVVN, from the coding sequence GTGCCACTACCCGCCGTCGCCCAGGGATCGATCGACCTCGCGTCGGTCCTGATCGGCGTTGCGCTGGTCGTGGTCGCGCTCGCGGTCGCCTGGGTGTTGCGCCGGCGGACGCCGCCGCCGTCGTTCGATGACGCGCCGCCGCTGCCGCTGCCGCTGCCGCCGCCGCGGTCGCCGGTGATCGCGGTCGTGCGCTCGGCGCGGCGGATCACCGGCGCCGGCCTCGAGGTCGTGACCTCGGGCATGGTGTGCCCGACCTGCCGGACCGAGTACCCGGGCATGCTGTACTGCCAGCGCGACGCGCGTCGGCTGGTCCCCGCCGAGGAGATGCTGACCGGCCGCCCCGCCGGGGGCATGTGCACGCGCTGCGGGCGCGCGTTCGAGCCGGGCATCCGCCGCTGTCCGCACGACGGCGCCGAGCTGGTGCCGCCCAGCGCGTACCACGCGACCCGGCGCCCCGAGCCGCCGCCGACCGGCGTGCTCGCCAAGGTGTGCCCGGTGTGCCGCCACCGCTACGATCTCACCGCGCGCTTCTGCGGCCGCGACGGCCACGATCTCGTGGTCGTGAACTGA